From Domibacillus sp. DTU_2020_1001157_1_SI_ALB_TIR_016, a single genomic window includes:
- a CDS encoding nitroreductase family protein, with protein MSDFFEVALGRRSVKVYDPNARISEEELTELLQVAGRAPSAWNLQQWHFLVFHGKDVQKKLLPIAYNQQQIVDASAVICIMGDLQGNLNVDPVFDPQVESGEMTPELKEILAGQINGAYNRAEYPRDGAILNSSLAAMQLMLAARAKGYDTCPIGGFNASGLAEAFNVPARYLPTMLITVGKALQEGRPTDRLPINQLITYAE; from the coding sequence ATGTCAGATTTTTTTGAAGTAGCCCTTGGCCGCCGTTCGGTAAAAGTATACGATCCGAATGCACGTATATCAGAGGAAGAGTTAACAGAATTGCTTCAAGTAGCAGGACGGGCACCATCTGCGTGGAATCTACAGCAATGGCACTTCCTTGTTTTTCACGGAAAAGACGTGCAGAAAAAATTATTGCCAATCGCCTACAATCAGCAGCAAATTGTGGATGCCTCTGCTGTTATTTGCATTATGGGTGATTTGCAAGGCAATTTAAACGTCGATCCGGTTTTTGATCCACAGGTTGAAAGCGGCGAAATGACACCTGAGCTAAAAGAAATTTTAGCCGGCCAAATTAACGGAGCTTACAACCGCGCTGAGTACCCGCGCGACGGGGCCATTTTAAATTCATCGCTGGCTGCGATGCAGCTTATGCTGGCTGCACGGGCAAAAGGATATGACACATGCCCAATTGGCGGCTTCAATGCTTCCGGGCTGGCAGAGGCGTTTAACGTGCCTGCACGTTACCTGCCAACGATGCTGATTACAGTCGGTAAAGCCCTTCAGGAAGGCCGTCCTACTGACCGTCTTCCGATCAACCAGCTGATTACCTACGCAGAATAA